A genomic segment from uncultured Marinifilum sp. encodes:
- a CDS encoding 7-carboxy-7-deazaguanine synthase QueE, with translation MKDKYKEIFDKGTDLPLVEDFYTIQGEGYHTGKPAYFIRIGGCDIGCRWCDSKISWNPAEHRLISVEEVVRKAVESPAKSVVVTGGEPSLYNLEPLCTELKKHNIENFLETSGAYEISGEWDWICLSPKRNKLPVPSSYQKANELKVIIYDLEKDFEWAEELSKNVGDDCLLYLQSEWSRYVHNVKPIVEFVKNNPKWNISLQAHKFMRIP, from the coding sequence TTGAAAGACAAGTACAAAGAAATATTCGATAAAGGAACAGATTTACCTCTTGTTGAGGATTTCTATACCATTCAGGGTGAGGGATATCATACGGGCAAGCCGGCTTACTTCATAAGGATTGGAGGTTGCGACATAGGTTGTCGTTGGTGCGATAGTAAAATTTCTTGGAATCCGGCAGAGCACCGTTTAATTTCGGTCGAAGAAGTGGTTCGTAAAGCAGTTGAATCTCCAGCTAAGTCTGTTGTGGTTACAGGAGGAGAGCCATCCTTGTATAATTTAGAGCCTTTGTGTACTGAATTAAAGAAGCATAATATTGAGAATTTCTTGGAAACTTCAGGTGCTTACGAAATAAGTGGAGAGTGGGATTGGATTTGTTTGTCGCCAAAGCGTAACAAATTGCCAGTACCATCTTCCTATCAAAAAGCAAATGAGTTGAAGGTGATTATTTACGATCTGGAAAAAGATTTTGAATGGGCCGAGGAGTTATCGAAAAATGTAGGAGATGATTGTTTATTATATTTACAATCGGAGTGGAGTAGGTATGTTCATAATGTTAAGCCTATTGTAGAATTTGTGAAAAATAATCCGAAGTGGAATATTTCATTGCAAGCTCATAAGTTTATGAGAATTCCATAA
- a CDS encoding rubrerythrin encodes MSESIKGTQTEKNLLKSFAGESQARSRYTYFAKQAKKEGYEQISAIFMETAEQEMQHAKRFFKFLEGGEVEITAAFPAGVIGTTAENLKAAAEGENEEYTDLYPEFARIAEEEGFKKIATAFKLISKVEKMHEQRYLKLLANLKAEKVFESEEKEEWYCRNCGYVHEGTKAPKMCPACEHPQAHFEKKATNY; translated from the coding sequence ATGAGCGAAAGTATTAAAGGTACACAGACAGAGAAAAATCTTTTGAAGTCATTTGCTGGAGAATCTCAAGCAAGAAGCAGATACACCTATTTTGCAAAACAGGCTAAGAAAGAAGGTTACGAGCAAATTTCAGCTATTTTTATGGAAACAGCAGAACAGGAAATGCAGCATGCTAAAAGATTTTTTAAATTTTTAGAGGGTGGCGAAGTTGAAATTACTGCAGCTTTTCCAGCAGGCGTAATTGGAACAACTGCAGAGAATTTAAAAGCAGCGGCCGAAGGCGAGAACGAAGAATATACTGATTTGTACCCTGAGTTTGCAAGAATTGCAGAAGAAGAAGGATTTAAGAAAATTGCAACAGCATTTAAGTTAATCTCTAAGGTAGAAAAAATGCACGAGCAAAGATATTTGAAACTTCTTGCAAATCTTAAGGCTGAGAAAGTTTTCGAATCAGAGGAAAAAGAGGAATGGTATTGTCGTAATTGTGGATATGTACATGAAGGAACTAAAGCTCCTAAAATGTGTCCTGCTTGCGAGCATCCACAAGCACATTTCGAAAAGAAAGCTACAAATTATTAG
- the trmD gene encoding tRNA (guanosine(37)-N1)-methyltransferase TrmD — protein MRIDILTVVPELLESPLNHSIIKRAKDNGVVEIHIHNIRDFSEDKHNKVDDYAFSGGAGMVMRLEPVVKCIEHLSEQRKYDEIIFTTPDGDQYDQKTANTLSLKENIMILCGHYKGIDQRIRDHFISKEISIGDFVLTGGELAAAIIADSVVRLIPGAMNDETSALTDSFQDNLLSPPIYTRPAEFRGWRVPDILLSGDHKKIEKWQEEQAYLRTKKLRPDLLDE, from the coding sequence ATGAGAATCGATATACTAACTGTTGTACCCGAATTATTGGAAAGTCCTTTAAATCATTCTATAATTAAGAGAGCTAAAGATAATGGAGTAGTTGAAATACACATTCATAACATTCGTGATTTTTCGGAAGACAAGCACAATAAAGTTGATGATTATGCTTTTAGTGGTGGCGCCGGAATGGTTATGCGACTTGAACCTGTGGTAAAATGCATTGAACACCTAAGCGAGCAGAGAAAATATGATGAAATTATTTTCACAACACCCGATGGTGATCAATATGATCAAAAAACAGCTAACACCTTATCCTTAAAAGAAAACATTATGATTCTTTGTGGCCACTATAAAGGTATCGATCAAAGAATTAGGGATCACTTTATCAGTAAAGAAATTTCGATAGGCGACTTTGTGCTAACAGGAGGAGAATTAGCTGCTGCTATTATAGCCGACAGTGTAGTTCGCTTAATTCCGGGAGCTATGAACGATGAAACTTCAGCACTAACAGACTCTTTTCAGGATAACCTTTTATCTCCACCAATTTACACAAGACCTGCAGAATTTAGAGGATGGAGAGTTCCTGACATTTTACTATCGGGAGATCATAAAAAAATTGAAAAATGGCAAGAAGAGCAGGCCTATTTAAGAACAAAAAAACTTCGTCCCGATTTACTTGATGAATAA
- a CDS encoding Hsp20/alpha crystallin family protein translates to MNQLFRETKDSFKNAAERDYGFHVGTNIIEEESYYLIEMAIPGLSKNEISLKVEEGFLKITGEKKEKNSDRKYLRREFGVKKVERNFKLADTVNQNNISAEVKDGILNIMLPKMEQVEPQVQNIEIK, encoded by the coding sequence ATGAATCAATTATTTAGAGAAACAAAGGATAGTTTTAAGAATGCAGCAGAAAGAGATTATGGTTTTCATGTAGGAACAAATATTATTGAGGAAGAAAGCTATTACCTTATAGAAATGGCTATTCCAGGTTTATCTAAAAACGAGATTAGCCTAAAAGTAGAAGAGGGATTTTTGAAAATAACAGGAGAGAAAAAAGAAAAAAATAGCGATAGGAAATACCTAAGAAGGGAATTTGGTGTTAAAAAAGTGGAGCGCAATTTTAAATTAGCCGATACTGTGAATCAAAACAACATTTCGGCCGAAGTTAAAGATGGAATATTAAATATTATGCTTCCGAAAATGGAACAAGTAGAACCTCAGGTTCAAAATATTGAGATAAAATAG
- a CDS encoding DUF349 domain-containing protein: MKAQDLSNPSQENEVNENIEEQAKLTESDENEKVEEKVDEKPVGGGSDSKISKVSDKKECDDESLHEVKEGEPELQKEPDYSSMEKNELRDRLVFLLESDSLIDVKDKVAAIKLNFFKKHNEEIALLKNKFIEDGGKEEDFSYDEGEVERQIKDLLQKYKQKKLEISRNLEHEKDENLKKKYQIIEDIKDLVNRKESFDKTFHEFRELQKQWHEIGMVPQQALKNLWDNYHHHVENFYDYIKINKELRDLDLKKNMASKIRLCEEAEKLLSEESIVKAFNTLQKFHEQWREIGPVPREDKEVLWARFKETTTIINRKHQGFYEGLKSEQKENLEKKVVLCEKAEEIANRKIESHKEWNATSKEIIELQKVWRTIGFAPKKDNNSIYQRFRAACDLYFDRKRDFYMVLKEKLNENLTKKSELCEIAESLQDSEDWKNTTDKLITIQKQWKKIGPVPRKFSDDLWVRFRAACDKFFDNKSEHFNNADTDQLDNLKSKEALIEQINAYELSENNEENLNALRKFQKEWSQIGYVPYKKKDRIQEAFRKAINLVYDKMKMEGENVEIQKFKSKIDAFLGMNNSEDKIIIERNKIANKIRQLESDIALWENNVGFFSSSKNSSVVADIQDKIEKGKQNLNLLNQKLKVIDGLVS, encoded by the coding sequence ATGAAAGCACAAGATCTATCCAATCCCTCACAAGAGAATGAAGTAAATGAGAATATAGAAGAGCAAGCTAAGCTTACTGAATCTGATGAAAACGAGAAAGTTGAAGAAAAGGTGGACGAAAAACCAGTTGGTGGAGGTTCTGATTCTAAAATTTCTAAGGTTTCAGATAAGAAAGAGTGTGATGATGAAAGTTTGCATGAAGTAAAAGAAGGAGAGCCGGAATTGCAAAAAGAACCAGATTATAGTTCAATGGAAAAAAATGAACTGCGTGATAGACTGGTGTTTTTGCTGGAGAGTGATTCTTTGATAGATGTAAAGGATAAAGTTGCAGCTATAAAATTAAATTTCTTTAAGAAACATAACGAAGAGATAGCTCTGCTTAAGAATAAATTTATTGAAGACGGCGGTAAAGAGGAAGATTTTTCTTACGATGAAGGTGAGGTAGAGAGACAGATTAAGGATTTACTTCAAAAATACAAGCAAAAAAAATTGGAGATTAGCCGTAATCTTGAACATGAGAAAGATGAAAATCTTAAGAAAAAGTATCAAATTATTGAAGATATTAAAGATTTGGTAAACCGAAAAGAGTCTTTCGATAAAACATTTCATGAGTTTAGAGAACTACAAAAACAATGGCACGAGATTGGAATGGTTCCTCAGCAGGCATTAAAAAACCTTTGGGATAACTATCATCATCATGTCGAAAATTTTTACGACTATATAAAAATAAATAAAGAGCTTCGCGATTTAGATTTAAAGAAAAATATGGCTTCGAAAATTAGATTGTGCGAAGAGGCTGAAAAATTATTAAGTGAGGAGTCTATTGTAAAAGCTTTTAATACACTTCAAAAATTTCATGAGCAATGGAGAGAAATAGGCCCTGTTCCTCGTGAAGATAAGGAAGTGCTTTGGGCACGATTTAAAGAAACAACAACGATAATTAATCGCAAACATCAAGGTTTTTATGAAGGATTAAAGTCTGAGCAAAAAGAGAATCTTGAAAAGAAAGTAGTGCTTTGTGAAAAGGCTGAAGAAATAGCAAACAGAAAAATTGAATCGCATAAAGAGTGGAATGCAACATCGAAAGAAATTATAGAACTTCAGAAAGTTTGGAGAACAATTGGTTTTGCGCCCAAGAAAGATAATAATAGTATTTATCAAAGATTTCGTGCAGCATGCGATTTGTATTTCGATAGGAAACGAGATTTTTATATGGTGCTAAAAGAGAAGCTAAATGAAAATCTGACTAAGAAAAGTGAACTTTGCGAAATTGCAGAAAGCCTTCAGGATAGTGAAGATTGGAAGAATACAACAGATAAATTAATTACGATACAGAAGCAGTGGAAAAAAATTGGACCAGTTCCAAGAAAATTTTCCGATGATCTATGGGTGAGATTTCGTGCCGCTTGCGATAAATTTTTCGACAATAAATCGGAACATTTTAATAATGCTGATACCGATCAGTTAGATAATTTGAAAAGCAAAGAAGCATTAATAGAACAGATAAATGCTTATGAGTTATCGGAAAATAATGAAGAAAATTTAAATGCTCTTCGTAAATTTCAAAAGGAATGGTCGCAAATAGGATATGTTCCTTATAAAAAGAAAGACCGAATTCAGGAAGCTTTCCGAAAAGCGATTAATCTTGTGTACGACAAAATGAAAATGGAGGGCGAAAATGTCGAAATTCAAAAATTTAAGTCTAAGATTGACGCCTTCCTGGGTATGAATAATTCGGAAGATAAAATTATTATTGAGCGAAATAAAATAGCTAATAAAATTAGGCAGCTAGAAAGTGATATTGCTCTTTGGGAAAATAATGTTGGATTTTTCTCATCATCGAAAAACTCGAGTGTTGTTGCAGATATACAAGATAAAATTGAAAAAGGAAAGCAAAATTTAAATCTGTTAAATCAAAAATTAAAAGTTATAGACGGATTGGTTTCCTAA
- a CDS encoding CTP synthase has product MSTTKYIFVTGGVTSSLGKGIIASSLAKLLQARGYSVTNQKLDPYLNVDPGTLNPYEHGECFVTDDGAETDLDLGHYERFTNAPTSQANNVTTGRIYRNVINKERKGDFLGKTVQIIPHITDEIKRNIKMLGTKQKFDVVITEIGGTVGDIESLPYIEAVRQLKWELGRDALVIHLTLVPYLAASGELKTKPTQHSVKSLLETGVQPEVLVLRTEHELPTDVRRKVALFCNVEPKAVIQSIDVSTIYEVPLKMREEKLDQTVCEKLGLDLKKEPKLKEWTKFLTRLQNPKSEVKIGLVGKYVELHDAYKSIAESFIHAGSVNECKVKVQWIHSEKLNDKNYQDELKDLKGILVAPGFGHRGLEGKILAVKYARENNIPFLGICLGMQVAVIEFARNVLKLEDADSLEMNPKTPNPVINLMEEQKNVTEKGGTMRLGAYDCTLKEGSKAIKAYGKKEISERHRHRYEFNNEYLEQFEAAGMKPVGMNPDTGLVEAVELDGHKWFVGVQFHPEYKSTVINPQPLFVDFVKAAMNE; this is encoded by the coding sequence GTGTCAACAACCAAATACATCTTCGTTACAGGTGGGGTTACCTCATCATTGGGAAAAGGAATTATTGCATCTTCATTAGCTAAATTATTGCAAGCTAGAGGATATTCCGTTACAAACCAAAAATTGGACCCTTATTTGAATGTCGATCCAGGAACATTAAATCCGTATGAACACGGTGAATGTTTTGTAACCGACGATGGAGCTGAGACAGATTTGGACTTAGGACATTACGAACGCTTTACTAATGCGCCTACTTCTCAGGCTAATAATGTTACAACAGGAAGAATATATCGTAATGTTATTAATAAAGAGAGAAAAGGAGATTTCTTAGGAAAAACAGTTCAAATTATTCCTCACATAACCGATGAAATTAAAAGAAACATTAAAATGCTTGGTACAAAGCAGAAGTTTGATGTTGTAATTACCGAAATTGGTGGTACTGTGGGTGATATTGAATCATTACCATATATAGAAGCGGTACGCCAGCTAAAATGGGAGTTAGGTCGTGATGCTCTTGTTATTCACCTAACATTGGTACCCTATTTAGCAGCATCGGGCGAACTAAAAACAAAACCAACACAGCATTCTGTTAAGTCTTTATTAGAAACAGGTGTTCAGCCAGAAGTTTTGGTTTTAAGAACCGAACACGAGTTACCTACCGATGTGCGCCGTAAGGTAGCATTGTTTTGTAATGTTGAACCTAAGGCTGTTATCCAGTCTATAGATGTATCTACTATTTACGAGGTACCTTTAAAAATGCGTGAAGAAAAGCTTGATCAAACAGTTTGTGAAAAGCTAGGGCTTGACCTTAAGAAAGAACCAAAGCTAAAGGAGTGGACAAAATTCCTTACTCGTTTACAAAATCCAAAATCAGAAGTAAAAATTGGTTTGGTAGGTAAGTATGTGGAATTGCACGATGCATACAAATCAATTGCCGAATCGTTCATTCATGCCGGATCGGTAAATGAGTGTAAAGTGAAAGTTCAATGGATCCACTCAGAGAAATTGAATGATAAAAATTATCAGGATGAACTTAAGGATTTAAAAGGAATTTTAGTGGCTCCAGGATTTGGTCACCGAGGACTTGAAGGTAAAATTTTAGCCGTAAAATATGCTCGTGAAAATAATATTCCATTTTTGGGGATATGTTTAGGAATGCAGGTTGCAGTTATTGAGTTTGCTCGAAATGTATTGAAATTAGAAGATGCCGATTCGCTGGAAATGAATCCAAAAACTCCAAATCCGGTTATTAACCTGATGGAAGAGCAGAAAAATGTAACCGAAAAAGGTGGCACCATGCGCTTGGGCGCCTACGATTGTACTTTAAAAGAGGGATCGAAAGCTATAAAGGCTTATGGGAAAAAAGAAATCTCAGAACGTCATCGCCACCGTTACGAATTTAATAATGAATATTTAGAGCAATTCGAAGCTGCTGGAATGAAACCTGTAGGAATGAATCCGGATACTGGTTTGGTAGAAGCTGTTGAGTTGGATGGACACAAATGGTTTGTTGGTGTGCAGTTTCATCCAGAATATAAGAGTACTGTAATTAATCCACAACCATTGTTTGTTGATTTTGTGAAAGCAGCAATGAATGAGTAA
- the yidC gene encoding membrane protein insertase YidC: MDKNSIWGLVIIGAILLGYTYLTKPSDEEIKAMKTRDSIAQVERLRNEQLEAARIEALKKQYAEQKEDTVALQKTYGAFAGAVQQKEEIITLENKLVKLSINTLGGKIANVELKDYQTHDAKKLMLWGEKNSKFGLTFYADNKALNTQDLFFAPVKALKTVDASTAEQVVSMRLSAGEGKYIEYKYTLEPDSYKVGFDINVVGMQDVISLNQRDLTFNWAADIPSKEKGRKFENQYTALYYKFFEDDVESLSASGEKEESVSTKVKWIGFKQQFFSSVLIADEAFKGIEFKSVDMEESSPILKNFSAAISLPYQGSQLENYPMSFYFGPNKYKTLREYGKDIELHSLVDLGWKMFAWVNKWFVIPIFNFLEKYIMNYGIIILILTIVIKLILAPLTYKSYMSTAKMKVLKPQIDEINERIPKDKAMERQQATMALYKKAGVNPMGGCLPMVVQFPILIALFRFFPSSIELRQKSFLWATDLSSYDSIVSLPWDIPWYGDHVSLFCLLMAATNLIYTRMNSQMQTSQQMPGMQTMMYMMPLMFLFWFNNYASGLSYYYFIATLFTVVQTWAIRKYLVDDEKVLAMLEANKKKPVKKSKFQQRLEDAAKQKGFKAPKK, from the coding sequence ATGGATAAAAATTCGATTTGGGGCTTGGTGATCATTGGAGCAATTTTGTTAGGGTATACATACCTGACAAAACCTTCAGATGAAGAGATCAAGGCTATGAAAACAAGAGATTCGATTGCGCAAGTAGAAAGATTGCGTAACGAGCAACTTGAAGCTGCAAGAATTGAAGCATTAAAAAAGCAGTATGCCGAGCAAAAAGAAGATACTGTAGCTCTTCAAAAAACTTATGGCGCATTTGCAGGTGCAGTTCAACAAAAAGAAGAAATTATTACTCTTGAGAACAAGCTGGTAAAATTGAGTATTAATACTCTTGGAGGTAAAATTGCAAATGTAGAGTTGAAGGATTATCAAACTCACGATGCGAAGAAGTTGATGCTTTGGGGCGAAAAGAATTCGAAATTTGGCTTAACATTTTATGCCGATAACAAAGCATTAAACACTCAGGACTTATTTTTTGCTCCAGTAAAAGCTCTTAAAACTGTCGATGCTTCTACTGCCGAACAGGTTGTTAGCATGCGTTTATCTGCTGGTGAGGGAAAATATATCGAATACAAATATACTCTAGAGCCCGATTCGTATAAAGTTGGTTTTGATATCAATGTTGTAGGAATGCAGGATGTAATTTCTTTGAATCAAAGAGATTTAACTTTTAACTGGGCTGCTGATATTCCAAGTAAGGAAAAAGGACGTAAGTTCGAAAATCAATATACTGCATTGTATTATAAATTCTTCGAAGATGATGTGGAATCTCTTTCTGCATCAGGAGAAAAAGAAGAGAGCGTAAGTACAAAAGTAAAGTGGATTGGTTTTAAGCAACAGTTTTTCTCATCAGTTTTAATTGCTGATGAAGCATTCAAAGGAATCGAATTTAAATCGGTTGATATGGAGGAATCTTCTCCAATCCTGAAAAACTTTTCTGCTGCCATTTCATTACCTTATCAGGGATCTCAATTAGAAAACTACCCAATGAGTTTCTATTTTGGTCCTAATAAATACAAAACTTTAAGAGAATATGGTAAGGATATTGAACTTCACTCATTGGTTGATTTAGGATGGAAAATGTTTGCCTGGGTAAACAAGTGGTTTGTAATTCCTATTTTCAACTTCCTGGAGAAGTACATTATGAATTACGGTATTATTATCCTGATTTTGACCATTGTTATAAAATTGATTTTAGCACCACTTACTTACAAGTCGTATATGTCGACAGCTAAGATGAAGGTGTTGAAACCACAAATCGATGAAATAAACGAAAGAATACCAAAAGATAAAGCAATGGAACGCCAGCAGGCAACCATGGCATTATATAAGAAAGCAGGCGTAAACCCAATGGGTGGATGTTTGCCAATGGTGGTACAGTTTCCGATTTTAATTGCTTTGTTCCGATTCTTTCCATCGTCTATCGAGTTGCGCCAAAAGAGCTTCTTGTGGGCTACTGATTTATCATCATACGATTCAATTGTGAGTTTACCTTGGGATATTCCATGGTATGGAGATCACGTTAGTTTGTTCTGTTTGTTAATGGCAGCAACCAACTTAATTTACACTCGCATGAATAGTCAGATGCAAACTTCGCAACAAATGCCAGGTATGCAAACCATGATGTATATGATGCCTCTAATGTTCCTGTTCTGGTTCAATAATTATGCATCGGGTCTTTCTTACTACTATTTTATTGCAACCTTATTTACTGTTGTTCAAACATGGGCAATTCGTAAATATTTAGTTGACGATGAAAAAGTATTGGCAATGTTAGAAGCTAACAAGAAAAAGCCAGTTAAGAAATCTAAATTCCAACAACGTTTGGAAGATGCTGCAAAACAAAAAGGTTTTAAAGCACCTAAAAAATAA
- a CDS encoding NADP-dependent malic enzyme gives MAKFTKEDALRYHEGNRPGKIEVIPTKSYSTQLDLSLAYSPGVAEPCLEIEANPKNIYKYTAKGNLVAVISNGTAVLGLGDIGAAAGKPVMEGKGLLFKVFADIDVFDIEVDTKDVDEFVKIVKGIAPTFGGINLEDIKAPECFAIEDKLKKELDIPVMHDDQHGTAIISAAALLNAVDLQKKKLSEINLVVNGAGAAAVACTRLYISLGIKKKNIVMVDSKGVIHKSRANLSDVKKEFASSKDIYTLKDAIKGADMFLGLSVANVLKPEMVKSMASRPIVFALANPNPEITYEKAMNVRDDLIMATGRSDHPNQVNNVLGFPFIFRGALDVKASGINEEMKIAAVKAIAELAKKDVPDMVNTAYQEMNLNFGKDYIIPKPLDPRLLTVVAPAVAKAAIDSGIAHSPIHDWNTYKMELEKRMGRDNKLLRALTDKAKRNPKRVVFAEGSNFRILKAAQTVFNEGIARPILLGDQEYISKIIKENELDLGDVPIINWRSIEERTRREEYAKILFRKRNRKGLTFTEAIDKMNDRNYFGAMMVETGEADAFISGSTSKYADTIRPAIQTVGIKSDINHIAGMYLLMTSQGPIFFSDTTVNARPDAQTLVDTTLLTAEAVRKFNIEPVIAMVSFSNYGSIRTGSPIRVQKAVEILHHQYPDLIVDGDIQMNFALNADLRTKMFPFSKLGWRKVNTIIFPNLSSGNIAYKMMQEIGGAEAIGPILLGMNKSIHIVPLESSVREIVNMVCIAVVDAQ, from the coding sequence ATGGCTAAATTTACCAAAGAGGATGCATTACGGTATCACGAAGGAAATCGGCCAGGGAAAATTGAGGTAATCCCTACCAAATCTTATTCTACACAATTAGATTTATCGCTTGCCTATTCGCCAGGAGTAGCAGAACCCTGCCTTGAGATAGAGGCTAATCCCAAAAATATTTATAAGTATACAGCAAAAGGAAATTTGGTGGCAGTAATTTCAAATGGTACAGCAGTACTGGGATTGGGAGATATTGGCGCTGCAGCAGGAAAACCTGTTATGGAAGGAAAGGGCTTGCTTTTTAAAGTGTTTGCCGATATCGATGTATTCGATATAGAGGTTGATACAAAAGATGTAGATGAGTTTGTTAAAATTGTAAAAGGAATTGCTCCTACTTTTGGTGGAATCAATCTGGAAGATATTAAGGCACCCGAATGTTTTGCCATAGAAGATAAGCTTAAAAAAGAACTTGATATTCCGGTAATGCACGACGATCAGCATGGAACAGCTATTATTTCGGCTGCGGCTTTATTAAATGCTGTAGACTTACAGAAAAAAAAGTTAAGTGAGATTAATCTAGTGGTAAATGGAGCCGGAGCAGCGGCTGTGGCATGTACTCGTTTGTATATTTCATTGGGTATAAAGAAGAAAAATATAGTAATGGTCGATAGTAAAGGTGTAATTCATAAATCGCGAGCCAATTTAAGCGATGTAAAAAAGGAATTTGCAAGTTCGAAAGATATTTACACTTTAAAAGATGCCATAAAAGGTGCTGATATGTTTTTAGGATTATCGGTTGCTAATGTTTTGAAACCTGAGATGGTAAAAAGTATGGCCAGTAGACCAATTGTATTTGCATTGGCGAATCCAAATCCTGAAATTACTTATGAGAAAGCCATGAATGTCCGTGATGATTTAATAATGGCTACCGGCCGGTCGGATCATCCTAATCAGGTAAATAATGTATTGGGTTTTCCATTTATTTTTAGAGGAGCTTTAGATGTAAAAGCCAGTGGTATTAACGAGGAAATGAAAATAGCCGCAGTAAAAGCAATAGCCGAATTAGCTAAAAAGGATGTTCCTGATATGGTAAATACAGCATATCAGGAAATGAATTTAAATTTTGGGAAGGACTATATCATTCCGAAACCTTTAGATCCCAGACTGCTTACAGTTGTAGCGCCGGCAGTAGCTAAGGCTGCAATAGATTCTGGAATTGCCCATTCACCAATTCACGATTGGAATACTTATAAAATGGAATTGGAAAAGCGAATGGGGCGAGATAATAAGCTTTTACGGGCATTGACTGATAAAGCAAAACGAAATCCTAAGCGAGTGGTATTCGCCGAAGGAAGTAATTTTAGGATTTTAAAAGCCGCACAAACTGTTTTTAACGAAGGTATCGCCAGGCCTATTTTGTTGGGTGATCAGGAATATATCAGTAAAATTATAAAAGAAAATGAACTCGATCTAGGAGATGTTCCAATTATTAATTGGAGATCGATAGAGGAGAGAACGAGAAGAGAAGAGTATGCCAAAATATTGTTTCGTAAGAGAAATCGTAAGGGATTAACTTTTACTGAAGCTATCGATAAAATGAATGATCGTAACTACTTTGGTGCCATGATGGTTGAAACAGGAGAGGCCGATGCATTTATTAGTGGGTCAACTTCGAAATATGCAGATACCATTCGTCCAGCAATTCAAACTGTAGGAATAAAATCAGATATAAATCACATTGCAGGAATGTATTTGTTAATGACCAGTCAGGGACCAATTTTCTTTTCGGATACAACTGTAAATGCTCGTCCCGACGCACAAACTTTGGTCGATACAACTTTACTAACGGCGGAAGCTGTTCGAAAGTTTAATATCGAACCGGTAATTGCTATGGTTTCCTTTTCTAACTATGGATCAATACGAACAGGCAGTCCAATCCGGGTTCAAAAAGCAGTTGAAATTTTGCATCATCAATATCCCGACTTAATTGTTGATGGGGATATTCAAATGAATTTTGCTTTGAATGCTGATTTGCGAACAAAAATGTTCCCATTTTCAAAATTAGGCTGGCGAAAAGTAAATACGATTATTTTTCCGAATTTAAGCAGTGGAAATATAGCCTATAAAATGATGCAGGAAATTGGTGGAGCGGAGGCTATTGGTCCAATTTTGTTAGGCATGAATAAGTCAATTCATATTGTTCCTTTGGAAAGTTCTGTTCGGGAAATTGTGAATATGGTTTGTATTGCCGTAGTTGATGCCCAATGA
- a CDS encoding UpxY family transcription antiterminator, translating into MQALRRPYLWHAIYTKSRAEKRLYKELCSKSIECYLPLKKQLRQWSDRSKWVEEPLLRSYLFVKVSEREYYDVVNSNYAVRYVTFGGKAVPIPEKQILTLQRFLENENQKVDLSHENLEKGEIVEVVGGPLKGVLGEIIQIRGKNRIVIRFDSLGTCVYTDISLNKIKQVQSVF; encoded by the coding sequence ATGCAAGCCTTAAGAAGGCCATATCTTTGGCATGCGATTTATACAAAATCGCGTGCTGAAAAAAGGCTCTACAAAGAATTGTGCTCAAAAAGTATTGAGTGCTACCTTCCTTTAAAAAAACAGCTCCGTCAATGGAGCGATCGATCTAAATGGGTTGAAGAACCATTGTTAAGATCGTACTTATTTGTAAAGGTTAGCGAAAGAGAGTATTACGACGTTGTAAATTCAAATTATGCGGTTCGATATGTAACTTTTGGTGGCAAAGCTGTGCCCATACCTGAAAAACAAATTCTTACACTTCAACGTTTTCTTGAAAATGAAAATCAGAAAGTAGATCTCAGTCATGAGAATCTGGAAAAAGGTGAAATAGTAGAAGTTGTTGGAGGTCCCTTGAAAGGTGTTTTGGGAGAAATTATACAAATAAGAGGAAAGAATCGAATTGTAATTAGATTTGATTCTCTCGGGACTTGTGTTTATACCGATATTTCATTGAACAAGATTAAGCAAGTTCAAAGCGTTTTTTAA